A section of the Bombus huntii isolate Logan2020A chromosome 5, iyBomHunt1.1, whole genome shotgun sequence genome encodes:
- the LOC126866212 gene encoding adenylate kinase, with protein MAPRAEAVPKEISEVSKDVPSRGINAVLLGPPGCGKGTQAPLLKERYCVCHLSTGDMLRAEINSGSAIGTEIKKVIDDGKLVSDDLVVNMIDSNLDKPECKRGFLLDGFPRSVPQAEKLDEMLKKRQTKLDAVVEFGIDDNLLIKRITGRLIHPASGRSYHEEFSPPKEHMKDDITGEPLIKRSDDNAETLKKRLATYHTQTQPLIDYYTLQGVHYYVNAAQSPKNVFKDIDHIFLKTTKEEKKKGFFSWLF; from the exons ATGGCTCCGCGTGCAGAAGCAGTGCCAAAGGAAATTTCAGAAGTTTCAAAAGATGTACCGAGTAGAGGAATTAATGCAGTTTTATTAGGACCACCTGGTTGCGGTAAGGGTACACAG GCACCGCTATTGAAAGAACGATACTGTGTATGTCATCTATCTACAGGTGACATGCTTCGAGCAGAAATTAATTCTGGATCCGCTATTGGaacagaaattaaaaaagtaatagATGATGGTAAATTAGTCAGTGATGATCTTGTAGTTAATATGATTGATAGTAATCTAGATAAACCTGAATGTAAACGTGGTTTTTTGTTGGATGGTTTTCCTAGAAGTGTACCACAAGCTGAAAAA CTTGATGAAATGTTAAAGAAGAGACAAACCAAGTTAGATGCTGTGGTAGAATTTGGAATTGATGATAATTTGTTGATAAAGAGAATCACAGGTCGTTTAATACATCCTGCAAGTGGCAGATCGTACCATGAAGAATTTTCTCCTCCTAAAGAACATATGAAAGATGAT aTTACTGGAGAGCCATTAATTAAAAGATCTGATGATAATGCAGAAACATTGAAGAAACGATTAGCAACATATCATACACAAACTCAACCTTTGATTGATTATTATACTTTACAAGGGGTTCATTATTATGTTAATGCAGCTCAATCTCCTAAAAACGTTTTTAAAGACATTGACCACATTTTCCTAAAAACAActaaagaagagaaaaaaaaaggtttCTTCAGTTGGCTCTTTTAA